AATCCTATTTAACTTGTTCATGCGATCGATGACAGAAAACAAAAGAAATTCCACATGACCAGCATTGTCGTAATGGTATATCTGGTAAATGTCGTGGATTATAGATGTGCCTCCAATCTGACAAATCTGAATTACAGTCAGATTGTTCGGGTGGTCCTTTTACTTCTATACCATTGACGCACCTTTTACATTTGAACCTAAAGTAcatgcaataaatataattaactaataactattCATATAGACattcataatttttcataatgtTAAGCTTACTTAGCGTGAGTATCTGATATTGTATTTTCttctaatttaaataaatctCGTAAATCATTTAATGTAAAATGTCTTGCAACATCTTCTTCCTGATCTACGACTGTAGAACTTAATGCTTTTTTATGCGCTTGCCTTTGAAAAATTTTTTCCTCGATAGTACCAGTCTATAACATTTAAATGACAACATAAATGTTGATTTCTAAAAGATCAAAAATTGTTgtaaaatttttcttttacgtaCACAAAGAAAACGATATATAAAACAAAGTTTTTTCTGACCATCCCTCCAAACTCTTGCCATAGCTTGATCATCATTTGCAGGATTCCAGTCAGGATCGAACATGACAAGTCGATTTGCACCAATAAGATTTAATCCACAGCCCCCAGCTTTGGAGCTGAGCATAAAAATAAAGTCATTGCTATTTGGATCATTAAATTTTTCTACTACCTTTGATCTTTTTTTAATAGTCATAGTGCCGTCTAATCTAACATAGTTATAACAACGTTTATGACACAGTTTCTCAAACAGATCGAGAGTTTGTGTATAATTAGATACCAATACAATTTTATCATTCGTCGTTGTTTTAATAGAAGCTAAGAGACAATCTAATACCATTAGCTTTCCGGATAATTCTGGCATGATTTCtctagaaataaaattataaagatcaatattataaaatagtGGTAAATTTAGGTcagtattataaaataattttaatactaTGTACTTTGTATTGTAATTTGGAGGCATTAATTTTGCAGCGTTTTCAAATCCATCAgatttttccaatattttatCATATACCAAATCAGGGTGACAACATAATTTTTTCAACAGTGTAATTGCTGCAAGTGTTGaaaaactttttccttttttagaaTTGGCAGAATTTTCTATAACGAAAAAATAGACATTAATTAAATATAGAGATTTcaagtattttaaataataacgaATTTATAAACAACAAACCTTCCATTGATTTTCTAACACTATCGCTTTGTATAAAACTGTTATAAAGGTCAGTTTGTAGTTTTCCCATTCTTATACACACCActaattcatattttaaaggTAAATATTTCGAAAGTAAGGCACTAGTGCGTCTAATAAGACATTTATTCACAATGCTTACTAATTCCGCTAAACGTTCCTGAGCGAGTTTACGTTCAGTATCTGTTGCAGCTGCATCTTGACCACGTAAAATTGGTATTTCGAATTTTTTTCGAAATTCctaacaaatgaaattttaatatgaCATTAATATTctcattgaaatatttgaaaaatctcTTTAATTTTCTAAACATATTAATTAACATACTTGTGCAGTTCCCAATAATCCTTGATTAACAAAATGTACAAGAGAGAAATATTCTAAAAGATCATTCTGGATAGGTGTTCCACTGAGTAGTACTCTTCTTTTAGCCTTTAAATTTATAAGCGCTTGATATGTTtgattttcagaattttttagaCGATGTCCCTCATCACATAATACGAGTCCAACTTCATCTTGATGAAGAACTTGTGCGTGTAAGCGAAAAGTTTCATAACTGATTATCAGAATAGGATTTATACACCTGCGGCCGTAAGTTTTCATAAATCCAGTAAGTTTTGTGTCGATATCTACTTTGTTTCCACCATCAATGGCTAGTGGTTGAACTCTATTTTTCAACCATTTAAAGATCTCATTATACCAATTTTTAACTAATGAACTTGGTGCAACAATAATAGCTTTCTCTATAAGTGGTTTAGCTTCGGGTCCTACAAAACACAATTACGTAATTAACGTAATTAACAATTAATGTAATTACatattgtatataatgtatataatattattttacctTGTTTTAATAAAGTCCACAAAAGAGTTATACATTGTAAAGTTTTTCCAAGACCCATTTCATCTGCCATGATACACCCATAGGCACCTTCAATACGTTTTCCTGTTACACATTCATACATAAACTTCACACCTTCTCTTTGATGAGGTCttaaaatattacataatagaGGATCCACTACTACATGTACAAGTTGTTTAGATCTGAAATATAAATGAActattataaaaaattgttgataaagtttaataattataaaataaacaaaatatttatacttactgatctattttcaatttttcatgtTCAGATAATTCAGGGGGTGAATAAACAACAAGCGCATTAGCTTCTTCAGGATCATGTAAAGGTCTACGGGGACCAGATAAACGTATTCCTAATGCACGACCAGATAATTGATAACCAGGAATTGGTATCTTAAATGGTTTACTAAAGATCTTTTTCATACGTTCTTCCTATAAGtccaattataattttttactgtagatattatgttattataagATAGTTATTAATgattattatttaatgtatAATACTTACATGTTCAGAAATTACTTCTTGGGTAGCTTGCACATCATTAGCTGAAAGAGCAACTGCTTTGTATTCTGGTATTTGTACATTTTTGACATTACGGCAAACCTTTTTTTTAGTTTGTTGAACTGGTGACACAACCTGACGTATTGTCACATTATTGGATATATCAAATAGTAATGGGCGTTTGCCATTTTTACTGGGTGCCAAAGATCGATTCTTATATACAATAAACATAAGATtagtaaaaacaaaataaaaatttgttatataggatataataaaattaaatctaataACAATGACAATAATAAGCACGAACATGTttttgaaaattgaaagaaagagtACTAAAATTATACTAGTACattaattattactaattttgtaattttaatatatcatttttcaataaaaactAAAGTAATTTTGATAAAAGAATTGTTAACCAATTTTATAAAAACTTACCATTTTGAAATAAGATAtgtcattttcaaatttcagtgtactttatttcgtaatatcATTACTCTGTAAAATTATTACTTTCCACATTTCATTTCTTGAACTAATGACTAATAAGCAATGACAATAACAAATTTTACAAGTTTCGCGGTTATACAAGTGATACAGTTTATTTTACTTTCTACCTTAGATTCTAGCACACCTATCGTCCATTATTGAAAGCTGATACAGCACCACTGCATTTAAATCTCAAGtacgaaatatttaaagaaaaaacgttTAAAGTTAAATTTATCAGAATTAAATGTGTTGTTGATTCATATAGATatcacatatattatatataaattttttaaatgatattaattattatgttTCATGATTATGTCACTAATTTCTTTATATACAAAAAACATACACTAGTGAGACATTCATGAATTTTTTAGCAATTACATAGCAgtataattatagaaatattctCTATGTATttaagaatataaataaataaaattaatgttcTGCAAATATGTTTCCCAAAAAATTCGTATTAAGGTCATCATCATCCTTTATAatgtttttattacattttttatttgaaatattaaaggTGCATTTAGTAAGATCAAATAATTCGGGTATGATGTTGGGTTTTATACCATAAGTATCTTCCAAAAATTCCAGAACAGCTACTTTATTTTGTAGATTGTTAAAAAACATCCTACTTTTTTTGGGGAGCATTTTTTCTAACATAAATACAAGGTGATGATGAAAACATATAAATTGAGTTGGTATAGTTGATGTAATATCAAGCCAATCTTGTACACAATTAAGAGGTGTAACTGAATGTCCAGAAAAAAGAGCTGGATTTGTTAAAATCCCTCTTGCAGACATCACTGCATCACAATTACTTTCTTTATAGAGCTTTTCTGCACTTTCTAAACTTTTTACATCTCCATTAGCAATGAGAGGTAACTTCACGCTGTCTCTTACTAATTTTAAGTTATATAGATCAATTGGTTCACATCTCATTTCTGGAGTTCTAGCATGAACAGTAAGAAATGAAGCACCAGCTTTTTCAAGAATTCTACAGAAATCAATGGTTTTTTGAATATCCTTCAATAATCTAATCTTTACAGACACAGTGAAAGGATATGGAATACGATTTCTCACTTGATATATTAAATCTTTTACAAGATCTGGTTTCTTAAGTAAGTCAGCTCCATACCCATCTTTCAATGCCCAACGCTGAGGGCACCCACAATTTAAATCAACTCCATTACAATATCtatagaaaaataattcatTAGGCATACAAACCAATATTGATTATCAGATATTAGTCTTAATATTTTGGATGAACTTACGGGGCAACCAATTCTGTTGCATTAAGAAAGTCATATACATTTTTAGCAGCAAATTGAACAACTAATGGCTTATCTCCATTATTAGTTGAAAACTCATTGTCTCTGGCTTTTTCAGATTGTACAAATGAATCAGCTAAGATCATAGGTGTAAAACATATATCGCAATCATACTGTCTTACTAAAGTTCGAAACTGTAATctgttaatatttatattatttttttattttcatatactGAAAAAATACTACAAATACAGTAATGTTTATTATTACTTACTTGCTGTATCTAACCATTGGTGCACATACCTTTATCATTCTTggttcttttaatatttctgcTATATCAATGGACATTttgtttatattttgtattttgtttcaaagaaaaaaattaaatgtcatatacatatgtgtataatataacaaattgTTTCTGCATAGAATATTCTGCCaaaataataaaagtaattattttttgtataaattttgtttcttttctttatttaaaaataaagcaGTAGACATAACTTTTTGTTAAATAACATAAGCATGTAATTAAACAAACTTTTTAATATAGCAGTAATGTGtataaatgttttaaaatacTTTCGATTATATTCCATTAATCTTATAGTACaaaaaatcagttaaatttacaGTTAGAGGAAAGTATACACTGTCTATAACATGATATAGATACGTTGTCTGCATACCATTAAACAATTTTACGTACATTTAATTCTTTTCAATCAGTATTCAAATTAATTCATGTATTTACGATGCGCTATAATAATTCTTGTAAGTaccatttatttcatttgttttcttattgttattataaacattcgaaaaattttatttatacgtaACCTTATTACACTCATTAGCATTTATTTAAAAGCATGTGATATTTTTCGAAAGAAATGTGAAACAAAATGATTATTACTTTGAGTACTATATTTTTTACATGTACTTACatagtttaatattaaataaaaattaatgttcACTATAAATAGTAATTATTCTTAGCAACCACCTTTTAAACTACATTTATCTTAACCTTCATTTGTTATTTCTCACAATAATTTCattaagtataaaattttcttgTATCTTTATACACACAAAAATTTCGAAACATATTACAAAAGTATCTCATTATTActgttttaattattattactgtGTTACTTAACACAGTGTGTTGTAAGAAATCCtatcatatattattttaatttttaaaggcTCTGGAGAAGAATGTCCTTTAACAAAAAGTAGAAGTTACAAATACACGTTAACTATGTATTGTGGAGATGGTTTAAAATTCATTATAAGCTGTTTCACGATTTTGACAATTTCTATTACAACAacattaattttacaaatattatatgCTGATGGGAGCCCACAGGTacttaaattaatataaaaaacatATCATACAACAAATTATAGATGTTATGTGTAATGTTGTGTTATTTCAGAATACTGCTGGTGTACATGGTGCTGTTGCAACAGATTATACAAATTGTTCACAAATTGGAACCAAAATATTACGAAAAGGCGGTAATGCAATAGATGCAGCTATAGCAGCTACTATTTGTATGACAGTAGTTGCTCCACATAAGACTGGTCTGGGTGGGTAAgttatatatgtaattttattaataattataataatttataattattattttagaggtggttatatgatgttatataatCATAAAGAACAGACAGAACCAATTATTATTGATTTTGCTAATAATACAATTAAAGGTATgtatttgaataatattttcaaaagtATTTCAGATCTTACATTATTTGTATTGTATGTTAGACAATTTTTTACAAGATGGGATACGTATACCAGCAGTATTAAGAGGATTAGAATATGCACATACATTAAAGGGTAAACTACCATGGAGTGAAATTGTTAAACCTTCTGTATCTTTAGCCAAAGAAGGATTTGTTGTATCAAAGGAGCTAGCAAGTGAAGTATCAAAAAATATtgattatgaaattttatatggGCACATTAGTGCAGGAGATATACTAAAATTACACGATCTTAGCAATTTGTTAAATGCTGTAGGACTGGAAGGAACTAATGGTACAGtaattttatcattattataactaaattaaaaattttgtattaatatcttctaatacatttatttacttgtttcttttttagTATTATACAATGGAACTTTTTCACAAAAGCTTCTACATGATAGAATTAAACTATCAAAGCTACTTCCACAGTTAGTAAATTATAAACCTGATGTATATATAGCAAAAAAGTCAAGCTTTTATAAACATGTAATATATTATCCTCCACATATGTCATTACTAAAATCAATGATTGCAGTACTGGAAGATCTTAACATATCTACTGATAATGCATCCATAGTAGGAGCAGATATACAAATAGCTAAAACATTAATAAATTCAGTATCAATGCCATTACAATTAAAACAACATGGTTTGTTATGCTTCACTGttttcattttaaaatatatataaatatgttttaCAACAATGTTGATTTCATACCGTAATAATTTTAGttgaagaagaaagatataCTGGAGTTGTTGCAATGGATTGGGAAGATACTTATGTTTGTATTATAACGTTAGTATTATATTGATTTAATATATTTCGTTCAATAAATTTAGTGATATAAATGTACACTTCTTACAGTGGACTTGGTGCACCATTTGGTCTTGGATATATGTCAACTGTTGGCTTCCTGCTAGATAAAGCTGATACCAATAATACCTTATCTATGCTTGTTCCCATAATCTTTCATAATGAAAAAGCATTATGTGGATTAAGAGGAGTGTTTGGAACTGATGATACATTAATTATTGGACAATTATTGTACAGTATTATAGTGCGTCAATTAAATGTTTCTGAAGCTATTGAATATCCAAGGTAGAAAATagattttatcttttataatataaaagtgGAAATGTTATCTCTTAACCACAATTTATTGTTTAGGTATTATTTTTCATCAGATGGATTTGTGATAGAAAATGATCCAAAACATTCTATAGATACATTAATGCGAAATCAATTAAACTTAATAGTACCAGCACCACATTTAAAGACTGATTCAGTATTAAAAAGCGTGAATGCAATCataaaaagaaaagatctaATGTCAAGTCATTCAGATAGTCGTGGAGGTGGCCTTGCAtcaagattttaataatttattcatctatattttttttttattaaatatatctatatattttatatatttatatataataaagtgAGATTTTTTATGACGTTTTAAATTTTAATCCTAATTATGATTAGAtaactttataaaataaatggaatgaaaaataatttatactgttttataaaaataattaattttattttcttaactatttttatataaatcttATACAATAAAATGTAATCTATGTTATATATACTTTGATCCGAATATGAAatgtttaaattataaattcattCACATTTTGTCACATTGCAATTGCTGCTTTTCTTCTTTGTATTCTCTACTTATATCAAGTTGTCTCAATCTAGCATACATTGCACTAGCACTAAGTACAACAAAGTTACTTATCCACCACATGAATGATTTCTTTTCATCAAACCAGTAAGTTGCTAAAACTGTTTGTGCACAAGCTTTAGCAGTTCCACTAATATTGTGTGTTAAAGGAGATGTTACTTTTATTTGAAGTGCTGTAGCAAAACCAATAGCAAATCCACAAATACCACCAACAATCATAGCCAACCAAAAATATGAAGATCCAATCTTATCATAATTGTACACTGTAATATGTTCTCCATTTGCTAACATTAATGGAAGAAATATAATGACACTATATGCATTGTTACAATAAGAGAGTAACCAAATATCTTGATTTAATGTAGGAAGAACTTGTTTCATGTGAATGGAATATAAAGAAAGAGTTAACGATCCTAGTACACCAAAAATTGTTCCCAGAATAGATAGAGAACCAGCAATGTGTTCTTGATCCACACCAAGCCAGAATCCAATCACAATAAATGCACAACATGCAATACAATTTATGGAAGTCTTTTGACCTGTAAAATTTTCATAAGTCATTATACTTGccaaattgttttattttcagAGGTTCTTACCTAGCATAAGGTATGTGAAAATAACATTAAATACAGTTGTTAGTGAACGTCCTGTGTAATAAAATGAAACGTCAACATATTTTAAACATAAGTTGTTGGTTGCAATCATTCCAGTAAATAGGAGAGACAATGGTAATACCTATAAATATATAGAGAATAATAAAGATATAATTATTatcaaaaaattataatttacctTTCGAAGGGTTTCTTTGGTATATGGATTACCAAttggaaatttaatatattttgggAACCATTTTGATAAATTACTAAGAATTACACACATAACTAAAGATACTATACATTGGCACCATGTTATAAAAAGAGGTGCATCCAAATTTATAGTATTACTGGATAAAAgagttttatttataaatacagtcaatatagaaattatcctgcaaagatatttaatcaATTATATGTACAAAGTAACAGAAATTAAGTAACTTCATTTGTTACTAAAAAGTAATTTAGGCGAACTTACCAATAATTTGTAACCACAATtgcaatatatataaattttgtcaATAATCCAGTTTCTaacaacattttttaaatatatttatttatataagttaaatattacattacaataattactatatttcaatattaaactATACTAAAACTATTAAAGTATTGAATATCAAAAAAATGTTGAttctttatcaattttttaataaatcattaCAATAATACtgtgattttacaattttaatatattttttaatgaatataattttttatgacaagtaataaataatattatttaaacattTTGATGTAAGCactttaaatatataaatttttattaaatagtcTATAGCTATAAAATAGCAtatgttttatcatttttagtTTGTTATCAGTGCGTAACCTTTTTGAGGTTATGTTTCACATAACCCATTGCTCACTACTAATCTATGACATTAACATTATGATTTTTGATCTCGATATTCACGATCATATAAACAAATTTCGATAGCTGACACTCGTGTACAGAAGCCTAGGAAAAGCAATCCGGAAATTGAATCGCGGAAAATCAACATGGAAGACAAGAAAACCCCCTTTCTGCACATGCGTGACATGCGATTAATATTTCAGACAAAGATAGAGACATTCTACTCATCTCTATCTGTTTCGCAAGAATGCGGACTTTGTCGACTGtccatgttgatttttcacGACTAGACACGACTCAATTTTCGGATGGTTTTTCCCTAGCAAGTGTCGAGATCTGCTT
This sequence is a window from Bombus affinis isolate iyBomAffi1 chromosome 14, iyBomAffi1.2, whole genome shotgun sequence. Protein-coding genes within it:
- the LOC126923797 gene encoding DNA repair and recombination protein RAD54-like isoform X2; translation: MILADSFVQSEKARDNEFSTNNGDKPLVVQFAAKNVYDFLNATELVAPYCNGVDLNCGCPQRWALKDGYGADLLKKPDLVKDLIYQNRSLAPSKNGKRPLLFDISNNVTIRQVVSPVQQTKKKVCRNVKNVQIPEYKAVALSANDVQATQEVISEHEERMKKIFSKPFKIPIPGYQLSGRALGIRLSGPRRPLHDPEEANALVVYSPPELSEHEKLKIDQSKQLVHVVVDPLLCNILRPHQREGVKFMYECVTGKRIEGAYGCIMADEMGLGKTLQCITLLWTLLKQGPEAKPLIEKAIIVAPSSLVKNWYNEIFKWLKNRVQPLAIDGGNKVDIDTKLTGFMKTYGRRCINPILIISYETFRLHAQVLHQDEVGLVLCDEGHRLKNSENQTYQALINLKAKRRVLLSGTPIQNDLLEYFSLVHFVNQGLLGTAQEFRKKFEIPILRGQDAAATDTERKLAQERLAELVSIVNKCLIRRTSALLSKYLPLKYELVVCIRMGKLQTDLYNSFIQSDSVRKSMEENSANSKKGKSFSTLAAITLLKKLCCHPDLVYDKILEKSDGFENAAKLMPPNYNTKEIMPELSGKLMVLDCLLASIKTTTNDKIVLVSNYTQTLDLFEKLCHKRCYNYVRLDGTMTIKKRSKVVEKFNDPNSNDFIFMLSSKAGGCGLNLIGANRLVMFDPDWNPANDDQAMARVWRDGQKKLCFIYRFLCTGTIEEKIFQRQAHKKALSSTVVDQEEDVARHFTLNDLRDLFKLEENTISDTHAKFKCKRCVNGIEVKGPPEQSDCNSDLSDWRHIYNPRHLPDIPLRQCWSCGISFVFCHRSHEQVK
- the LOC126923797 gene encoding DNA repair and recombination protein RAD54-like isoform X3 yields the protein MNRSLAPSKNGKRPLLFDISNNVTIRQVVSPVQQTKKKVCRNVKNVQIPEYKAVALSANDVQATQEVISEHEERMKKIFSKPFKIPIPGYQLSGRALGIRLSGPRRPLHDPEEANALVVYSPPELSEHEKLKIDQSKQLVHVVVDPLLCNILRPHQREGVKFMYECVTGKRIEGAYGCIMADEMGLGKTLQCITLLWTLLKQGPEAKPLIEKAIIVAPSSLVKNWYNEIFKWLKNRVQPLAIDGGNKVDIDTKLTGFMKTYGRRCINPILIISYETFRLHAQVLHQDEVGLVLCDEGHRLKNSENQTYQALINLKAKRRVLLSGTPIQNDLLEYFSLVHFVNQGLLGTAQEFRKKFEIPILRGQDAAATDTERKLAQERLAELVSIVNKCLIRRTSALLSKYLPLKYELVVCIRMGKLQTDLYNSFIQSDSVRKSMEENSANSKKGKSFSTLAAITLLKKLCCHPDLVYDKILEKSDGFENAAKLMPPNYNTKEIMPELSGKLMVLDCLLASIKTTTNDKIVLVSNYTQTLDLFEKLCHKRCYNYVRLDGTMTIKKRSKVVEKFNDPNSNDFIFMLSSKAGGCGLNLIGANRLVMFDPDWNPANDDQAMARVWRDGQKKLCFIYRFLCTGTIEEKIFQRQAHKKALSSTVVDQEEDVARHFTLNDLRDLFKLEENTISDTHAKFKCKRCVNGIEVKGPPEQSDCNSDLSDWRHIYNPRHLPDIPLRQCWSCGISFVFCHRSHEQVK
- the LOC126923797 gene encoding DNA repair and recombination protein RAD54-like isoform X1, with product MSIDIAEILKEPRMIKVCAPMVRYSKLQFRTLVRQYDCDICFTPMILADSFVQSEKARDNEFSTNNGDKPLVVQFAAKNVYDFLNATELVAPYCNGVDLNCGCPQRWALKDGYGADLLKKPDLVKDLIYQNRSLAPSKNGKRPLLFDISNNVTIRQVVSPVQQTKKKVCRNVKNVQIPEYKAVALSANDVQATQEVISEHEERMKKIFSKPFKIPIPGYQLSGRALGIRLSGPRRPLHDPEEANALVVYSPPELSEHEKLKIDQSKQLVHVVVDPLLCNILRPHQREGVKFMYECVTGKRIEGAYGCIMADEMGLGKTLQCITLLWTLLKQGPEAKPLIEKAIIVAPSSLVKNWYNEIFKWLKNRVQPLAIDGGNKVDIDTKLTGFMKTYGRRCINPILIISYETFRLHAQVLHQDEVGLVLCDEGHRLKNSENQTYQALINLKAKRRVLLSGTPIQNDLLEYFSLVHFVNQGLLGTAQEFRKKFEIPILRGQDAAATDTERKLAQERLAELVSIVNKCLIRRTSALLSKYLPLKYELVVCIRMGKLQTDLYNSFIQSDSVRKSMEENSANSKKGKSFSTLAAITLLKKLCCHPDLVYDKILEKSDGFENAAKLMPPNYNTKEIMPELSGKLMVLDCLLASIKTTTNDKIVLVSNYTQTLDLFEKLCHKRCYNYVRLDGTMTIKKRSKVVEKFNDPNSNDFIFMLSSKAGGCGLNLIGANRLVMFDPDWNPANDDQAMARVWRDGQKKLCFIYRFLCTGTIEEKIFQRQAHKKALSSTVVDQEEDVARHFTLNDLRDLFKLEENTISDTHAKFKCKRCVNGIEVKGPPEQSDCNSDLSDWRHIYNPRHLPDIPLRQCWSCGISFVFCHRSHEQVK
- the LOC126923814 gene encoding glutathione hydrolase 7-like isoform X2 — encoded protein: MRYNNSCSGEECPLTKSRSYKYTLTMYCGDGLKFIISCFTILTISITTTLILQILYADGSPQNTAGVHGAVATDYTNCSQIGTKILRKGGNAIDAAIAATICMTVVAPHKTGLGGGGYMMLYNHKEQTEPIIIDFANNTIKDNFLQDGIRIPAVLRGLEYAHTLKGKLPWSEIVKPSVSLAKEGFVVSKELASEVSKNIDYEILYGHISAGDILKLHDLSNLLNAVGLEGTNVLYNGTFSQKLLHDRIKLSKLLPQLVNYKPDVYIAKKSSFYKHVIYYPPHMSLLKSMIAVLEDLNISTDNASIVGADIQIAKTLINSVSMPLQLKQHVEEERYTGVVAMDWEDTYVCIITGLGAPFGLGYMSTVGFLLDKADTNNTLSMLVPIIFHNEKALCGLRGVFGTDDTLIIGQLLYSIIVRQLNVSEAIEYPRYYFSSDGFVIENDPKHSIDTLMRNQLNLIVPAPHLKTDSVLKSVNAIIKRKDLMSSHSDSRGGGLASRF
- the LOC126923814 gene encoding glutathione hydrolase 7-like isoform X3, with product MIITLSTIFFTCSGEECPLTKSRSYKYTLTMYCGDGLKFIISCFTILTISITTTLILQILYADGSPQNTAGVHGAVATDYTNCSQIGTKILRKGGNAIDAAIAATICMTVVAPHKTGLGGGGYMMLYNHKEQTEPIIIDFANNTIKDGIRIPAVLRGLEYAHTLKGKLPWSEIVKPSVSLAKEGFVVSKELASEVSKNIDYEILYGHISAGDILKLHDLSNLLNAVGLEGTNVLYNGTFSQKLLHDRIKLSKLLPQLVNYKPDVYIAKKSSFYKHVIYYPPHMSLLKSMIAVLEDLNISTDNASIVGADIQIAKTLINSVSMPLQLKQHVEEERYTGVVAMDWEDTYVCIITGLGAPFGLGYMSTVGFLLDKADTNNTLSMLVPIIFHNEKALCGLRGVFGTDDTLIIGQLLYSIIVRQLNVSEAIEYPRYYFSSDGFVIENDPKHSIDTLMRNQLNLIVPAPHLKTDSVLKSVNAIIKRKDLMSSHSDSRGGGLASRF
- the LOC126923814 gene encoding glutathione hydrolase 7-like isoform X1; the protein is MIITLSTIFFTCSGEECPLTKSRSYKYTLTMYCGDGLKFIISCFTILTISITTTLILQILYADGSPQNTAGVHGAVATDYTNCSQIGTKILRKGGNAIDAAIAATICMTVVAPHKTGLGGGGYMMLYNHKEQTEPIIIDFANNTIKDNFLQDGIRIPAVLRGLEYAHTLKGKLPWSEIVKPSVSLAKEGFVVSKELASEVSKNIDYEILYGHISAGDILKLHDLSNLLNAVGLEGTNVLYNGTFSQKLLHDRIKLSKLLPQLVNYKPDVYIAKKSSFYKHVIYYPPHMSLLKSMIAVLEDLNISTDNASIVGADIQIAKTLINSVSMPLQLKQHVEEERYTGVVAMDWEDTYVCIITGLGAPFGLGYMSTVGFLLDKADTNNTLSMLVPIIFHNEKALCGLRGVFGTDDTLIIGQLLYSIIVRQLNVSEAIEYPRYYFSSDGFVIENDPKHSIDTLMRNQLNLIVPAPHLKTDSVLKSVNAIIKRKDLMSSHSDSRGGGLASRF
- the LOC126923814 gene encoding glutathione hydrolase 7-like isoform X4, whose translation is MIITLSSGEECPLTKSRSYKYTLTMYCGDGLKFIISCFTILTISITTTLILQILYADGSPQNTAGVHGAVATDYTNCSQIGTKILRKGGNAIDAAIAATICMTVVAPHKTGLGGGGYMMLYNHKEQTEPIIIDFANNTIKDNFLQDGIRIPAVLRGLEYAHTLKGKLPWSEIVKPSVSLAKEGFVVSKELASEVSKNIDYEILYGHISAGDILKLHDLSNLLNAVGLEGTNVLYNGTFSQKLLHDRIKLSKLLPQLVNYKPDVYIAKKSSFYKHVIYYPPHMSLLKSMIAVLEDLNISTDNASIVGADIQIAKTLINSVSMPLQLKQHVEEERYTGVVAMDWEDTYVCIITGLGAPFGLGYMSTVGFLLDKADTNNTLSMLVPIIFHNEKALCGLRGVFGTDDTLIIGQLLYSIIVRQLNVSEAIEYPRYYFSSDGFVIENDPKHSIDTLMRNQLNLIVPAPHLKTDSVLKSVNAIIKRKDLMSSHSDSRGGGLASRF
- the LOC126923828 gene encoding GDP-fucose transporter 1 encodes the protein MLLETGLLTKFIYIAIVVTNYWIISILTVFINKTLLSSNTINLDAPLFITWCQCIVSLVMCVILSNLSKWFPKYIKFPIGNPYTKETLRKVLPLSLLFTGMIATNNLCLKYVDVSFYYTGRSLTTVFNVIFTYLMLGQKTSINCIACCAFIVIGFWLGVDQEHIAGSLSILGTIFGVLGSLTLSLYSIHMKQVLPTLNQDIWLLSYCNNAYSVIIFLPLMLANGEHITVYNYDKIGSSYFWLAMIVGGICGFAIGFATALQIKVTSPLTHNISGTAKACAQTVLATYWFDEKKSFMWWISNFVVLSASAMYARLRQLDISREYKEEKQQLQCDKM